A single window of Mycoplasma bradburyae DNA harbors:
- a CDS encoding lipoprotein 17-related variable surface protein, whose translation MKRKNILKFISLLGVGSFVALSAASCKQPVTEKPTKPTEPKNPNNGGGTTTTPPTTGGGGATTSNPSGGSDGSNNMTPSEPTNSKKAVEAYVKTLMPDSFKLVNSSNAEITKDSIKASEVTKENIKLKENNPATEGWTLGVELVSNSDSTNPENDSVKFKIKFTKESDEVTSNEITISGFKTLQTAVAKALLKEMTVKDSNGQDVKKNLLDLGSAEFKTLVDLNKQGIVRTSAGGTGEASAQPAARASIVEMTGTPEVQPQPEVNQDQTSGLNDKFKTLIHGESSEYKTKLDKIKEAYSDFNPDNLYLSGQAKLVNLWKANDWHGNYYLISKDGNDNKLSIKYKGKSWSIDLTDGLFIQDLLPDSVKILVSKTPTNTYASDEEFNNQENSTPYKQLVSSESNSKYSLDGDVLKVKPDKIVNENPKVASVIVNPIKIPYVDPSKANEILFKAKYIFDGTGMFNGDVFGTKLLFKKIHNWDYGNNDTNPVGSNKIASIWFGTNYIPGTKTANVDIDSVKRKDSNFNTWQNWDDYFWKGQNNDMGFVDSISGEDNSISGAGVSQLIQKEGKKSIIANGKTLKDLQYNIIANRATNYIIFPRIAYKSGMDENAYSYLWDSSITLLHIQAPAQP comes from the coding sequence GTGAAAAGAAAAAATATCTTAAAGTTTATTAGTCTATTAGGTGTTGGTTCTTTTGTTGCTTTATCTGCAGCTAGCTGTAAACAACCGGTTACTGAAAAACCTACTAAACCAACTGAACCGAAAAATCCGAATAACGGAGGTGGCACAACTACGACTCCTCCTACAACAGGTGGCGGTGGAGCTACCACTTCAAATCCTAGTGGCGGATCTGATGGATCTAACAATATGACTCCATCTGAACCAACAAATAGTAAAAAAGCAGTTGAGGCTTATGTAAAAACATTAATGCCAGATAGTTTTAAACTGGTAAATTCTAGTAATGCTGAAATAACTAAAGATAGCATAAAAGCTAGTGAAGTAACTAAGGAAAATATTAAATTAAAAGAAAATAATCCCGCAACTGAAGGATGAACATTGGGTGTTGAGTTAGTTAGTAATAGTGATAGTACAAATCCAGAAAATGACTCTGTTAAATTTAAGATTAAATTTACTAAAGAAAGTGATGAAGTAACTAGTAATGAAATTACTATATCTGGATTTAAGACATTACAAACTGCTGTAGCCAAAGCGTTGTTAAAAGAGATGACTGTTAAAGATTCTAATGGTCAAGATGTTAAGAAAAACCTTTTAGATTTAGGTAGCGCAGAATTTAAAACTCTTGTAGATTTAAATAAACAAGGAATTGTAAGAACATCTGCAGGTGGAACAGGTGAAGCTTCAGCTCAACCAGCAGCTCGTGCTAGTATTGTTGAAATGACTGGAACTCCAGAAGTACAACCTCAACCAGAAGTTAATCAAGATCAAACATCAGGATTAAATGATAAATTTAAAACATTAATTCATGGTGAATCTTCTGAATACAAGACAAAATTGGATAAAATCAAAGAAGCATATTCTGATTTCAACCCAGATAATCTTTATTTATCAGGTCAAGCAAAATTGGTAAATTTATGAAAAGCCAATGACTGACATGGTAATTACTACCTAATATCTAAAGATGGTAATGATAATAAGTTATCAATTAAATATAAAGGCAAGAGTTGATCTATTGATTTAACTGACGGTTTATTTATTCAAGACTTGTTACCTGATTCTGTTAAAATACTAGTTTCTAAAACCCCTACTAATACTTATGCATCTGATGAAGAATTTAATAACCAAGAAAATTCAACGCCTTACAAACAATTAGTATCAAGCGAGTCAAATAGTAAGTATTCGTTAGATGGTGATGTGTTAAAAGTGAAACCAGATAAGATTGTAAATGAAAATCCAAAAGTTGCTTCTGTTATCGTTAATCCAATTAAAATACCTTATGTAGATCCTTCAAAAGCTAACGAAATTCTTTTCAAAGCTAAATATATTTTTGATGGTACTGGTATGTTTAATGGAGATGTTTTTGGAACTAAATTATTATTTAAAAAAATTCATAATTGAGATTATGGCAATAATGATACAAATCCAGTAGGTTCTAATAAAATAGCTTCAATTTGATTTGGAACAAATTACATACCAGGAACTAAAACCGCTAATGTTGATATTGACTCTGTAAAACGAAAAGATTCTAATTTCAATACATGACAAAATTGAGATGATTATTTTTGAAAAGGTCAAAATAATGATATGGGTTTTGTAGATTCAATAAGTGGTGAAGATAATTCTATATCTGGAGCGGGAGTATCGCAATTAATTCAAAAAGAAGGGAAAAAATCAATAATTGCTAATGGTAAAACACTAAAAGATCTTCAATATAATATAATCGCCAATAGAGCAACAAATTATATTATTTTTCCAAGAATAGCTTACAAATCAGGGATGGATGAAAATGCTTATAGTTACTTATGAGATAGTTCTATAACATTGCTACATATCCAAGCTCCAGCACAACCATAA
- a CDS encoding lipoprotein 17-related variable surface protein, translating to MKKKNILKFISLLGIGSFVALSAASCKQPVAEKPTKPTDPKNPVNGGGGSTTDPSSGSGDNSNMNSNSGSDGSTGTGDSSSSTDNSGSSNGMTATNKAAVETYLNSLMPNDFMVVDSSGTEIVKDNTKATDVKSSNIKLKENNTVTEGWTLGVELVSDSANIDNGTVKFKVKFTKEGVEVTSNEIAITGFKTLKTSIANALLKSMTVKDESGQDVSKKALNLGSVGFKKLSELNNQTVVRTSSNNQPTISTRDAGSMDGAAEHQEQVSGLGAKFKELITTNESALKTSLDSIKTDYPEFVPEKLSLSGKAKLVNLWKGNDNDWHGNYYLTSKDDSNNKLSIKYADADWTIDLMDGLFVQDLLPDDVRISASIKKDDGSYTKSESNIEAYKNKIESEKNDSSAGKRYELSADGKDLKIKITVDNKDKYIDINPIKLPYIGPGKTNNIFFKAEYIFDEVAISDTDFFGTKLIFKKIHDATNGAKIALDSNVLNNPGNAVGIIPGRIDDETTDWKTVIPSSDVNYFFSKNDMSLGFDDSIHGDHNSSNGLGVVQLIENDVKSGNVFATKINDNNATSFIVFLRVAYKKSADTFGYYWPNSATILYFAAHTNTTTGNGVSA from the coding sequence GTGAAAAAGAAAAACATTTTAAAGTTTATTAGTTTATTAGGTATTGGTTCTTTTGTTGCTTTATCTGCGGCTAGTTGTAAACAACCGGTTGCTGAAAAACCAACTAAACCAACGGACCCAAAAAATCCAGTTAATGGAGGTGGCGGTTCTACTACCGACCCAAGTTCAGGTAGTGGTGATAATTCTAATATGAATTCAAACTCTGGTTCCGATGGTTCAACTGGAACAGGTGACTCAAGTAGTTCTACAGATAATTCAGGTAGTTCTAATGGCATGACCGCAACTAATAAGGCAGCGGTTGAAACTTATTTAAACTCATTGATGCCTAATGATTTCATGGTTGTAGATTCGTCTGGTACTGAAATAGTTAAAGATAACACAAAAGCTACTGATGTTAAATCTTCAAACATTAAATTAAAAGAAAATAATACTGTAACTGAAGGATGAACATTGGGCGTTGAGTTAGTTAGTGATAGTGCAAATATAGATAACGGTACCGTTAAATTTAAGGTTAAGTTTACAAAAGAAGGTGTTGAAGTAACTAGCAATGAAATTGCTATTACTGGATTTAAAACATTAAAAACATCTATAGCTAATGCTCTATTAAAAAGCATGACTGTTAAAGATGAATCAGGTCAAGATGTTTCTAAAAAAGCTCTAAATTTAGGTAGTGTTGGTTTTAAAAAACTATCTGAACTTAATAATCAAACTGTTGTTAGAACAAGCTCTAACAACCAACCAACAATATCAACAAGAGATGCAGGCAGTATGGATGGTGCTGCTGAACACCAAGAACAAGTATCTGGTTTAGGAGCTAAGTTTAAAGAGTTAATTACGACAAATGAATCTGCATTGAAAACTAGTCTAGATTCTATCAAAACAGATTATCCTGAATTTGTTCCTGAAAAACTATCTTTATCAGGGAAAGCTAAGTTAGTTAATTTATGAAAAGGTAATGATAATGATTGGCATGGTAATTATTACTTAACATCAAAGGATGATAGTAATAACAAACTGTCTATTAAATATGCTGATGCTGATTGAACTATTGATTTAATGGATGGATTATTTGTTCAAGATTTATTGCCAGATGATGTTAGAATAAGTGCTTCTATTAAAAAAGATGATGGTAGTTATACAAAATCTGAATCTAATATAGAAGCATATAAAAATAAAATAGAAAGCGAAAAGAATGATAGTTCTGCTGGAAAAAGATATGAATTATCTGCTGATGGTAAAGATTTAAAAATAAAAATAACAGTTGATAATAAAGATAAATATATTGATATTAATCCTATAAAACTTCCTTATATAGGACCAGGAAAAACTAACAATATATTTTTCAAAGCAGAATACATTTTTGATGAAGTAGCAATATCTGATACTGATTTCTTTGGAACTAAGTTAATCTTTAAGAAAATTCATGATGCTACAAACGGCGCTAAGATAGCATTAGATTCTAATGTGTTAAATAACCCAGGCAATGCGGTTGGAATTATCCCTGGAAGAATAGATGATGAAACCACAGATTGAAAAACAGTTATACCTTCTAGTGATGTTAATTATTTCTTCTCTAAGAACGATATGTCATTAGGGTTTGATGATTCTATTCATGGTGATCATAATTCTAGCAATGGGCTAGGTGTTGTTCAATTAATAGAAAATGATGTTAAGTCAGGAAATGTTTTTGCAACAAAAATTAATGATAATAATGCAACATCGTTTATAGTATTTTTAAGAGTGGCTTATAAAAAATCGGCTGATACATTCGGATATTATTGACCTAACTCTGCTACTATCTTGTATTTTGCCGCTCATACTAACACAACAACCGGAAATGGTGTTTCTGCATAA